A genomic segment from Desulfonatronum lacustre DSM 10312 encodes:
- a CDS encoding type II toxin-antitoxin system HipA family toxin, protein MTISRHGTFTEAFVWTWLPDETEPVVAGRLGVQGETLVFNYGRSYLARENAISLYAPELSLQSGRLSPRPGMRMPGCIRDASPDAWGRKVTLGRLFGMSGTTTDTGQADELTYLLHSGSDRIGALDFQHSATLFEPRSSGTVSLEELLEAAERVEKGLALTPDLDQALHHGTSIGGARPKALVEDADAKRIAKFASSTDLYAVLKAEFIAMRLARFCGLDVAAVRMTRAANKDVLLIDRFDRDFGPDGWRRKAMVTALTMLELDEMMARYASYEQFAELIRHRFTNASATLRELFGRLTFNILVGNTDDHARNHSAFWDGRMLTLTPAYDICPQGRTVQEASQAMLIQGNQRLSKLSLCLDAAHLFLLSEASACNLIGGQIKAIGSHWRTVCDEAGCGVMDEKMMWGRQFLNPFAFEDLRGSRSWIRELAEDVRNTPHGQG, encoded by the coding sequence ATGACGATTTCTAGGCACGGCACGTTCACGGAAGCTTTTGTCTGGACCTGGCTTCCAGACGAGACGGAACCCGTGGTCGCCGGACGGCTCGGCGTCCAGGGCGAAACCCTGGTCTTCAATTACGGACGGAGCTACCTGGCTCGCGAAAATGCCATCTCTCTCTACGCCCCGGAACTGTCCCTGCAATCCGGTCGCTTGTCGCCGCGTCCGGGCATGCGCATGCCCGGCTGCATCCGTGACGCCTCACCGGACGCCTGGGGGCGAAAGGTCACTCTCGGGCGATTGTTCGGGATGTCCGGCACGACCACGGATACCGGACAGGCGGATGAACTGACCTATCTGCTGCATTCCGGCTCCGACCGAATCGGTGCGCTGGATTTTCAACATTCGGCCACGTTGTTTGAACCTCGATCCTCCGGAACGGTTTCCCTGGAGGAACTTCTGGAAGCTGCCGAACGCGTGGAAAAAGGCCTCGCCCTCACCCCGGACCTTGACCAGGCCCTGCACCACGGCACGTCCATCGGCGGAGCGCGTCCCAAGGCTCTGGTGGAAGATGCGGACGCAAAACGCATCGCCAAGTTCGCCTCTTCCACGGACCTCTACGCCGTGCTCAAGGCCGAGTTCATCGCCATGCGCCTGGCCCGTTTTTGCGGATTGGACGTCGCGGCGGTGCGCATGACCCGGGCCGCGAACAAGGACGTCCTGCTCATTGATCGCTTTGACCGGGACTTTGGCCCCGACGGCTGGCGGCGCAAAGCCATGGTCACGGCCCTGACCATGCTCGAACTGGATGAGATGATGGCCCGGTATGCCTCCTATGAGCAATTCGCCGAACTGATCCGACACCGTTTTACGAACGCCTCGGCAACCTTGCGCGAACTCTTCGGCCGACTGACCTTCAACATCCTGGTCGGCAATACCGACGACCACGCCCGCAACCATTCAGCCTTCTGGGATGGCCGGATGCTTACCCTCACCCCGGCCTACGACATCTGTCCTCAAGGCCGGACGGTCCAGGAAGCTTCCCAAGCCATGCTCATCCAGGGCAACCAACGGCTGAGCAAGCTCTCCCTCTGTCTGGATGCCGCGCACCTTTTTCTGCTGTCCGAGGCCAGTGCCTGTAATCTGATCGGAGGGCAGATCAAAGCCATCGGCAGCCATTGGCGGACTGTGTGCGACGAGGCGGGCTGCGGCGTGATGGATGAAAAAATGATGTGGGGCCGCCAGTTCCTGAACCCTTTTGCCTTCGAAGACCTACGCGGATCGCGCTCCTGGATCCGCGAGCTTGCCGAAGACGTCCGCAACACTCCGCACGGGCAGGGCTGA
- a CDS encoding helix-turn-helix transcriptional regulator, with protein MVTQGTRRIPRAYSLYSKEAASLLGRLIRLHRIERRMPTKDLADRAGISRTTLRKIESGDMKCEIGLVFEVAALVGVPLFANTSQSPHDLREHIEARIALLPQSVRLGSGDVHDDF; from the coding sequence ATGGTCACGCAAGGCACGCGACGGATTCCAAGGGCCTATTCGCTGTATAGTAAGGAAGCCGCGAGCCTCCTGGGGCGGCTGATCCGCCTGCACCGGATTGAACGCAGGATGCCGACCAAGGATTTGGCGGACCGGGCCGGGATCTCCCGGACCACGCTGCGCAAGATCGAATCCGGGGACATGAAGTGTGAAATTGGTCTCGTGTTCGAGGTCGCGGCTTTGGTCGGCGTCCCCCTGTTCGCGAACACGTCCCAATCGCCGCATGACCTGCGGGAGCACATCGAGGCCAGGATCGCGCTCTTGCCACAATCCGTGCGCCTGGGGTCAGGTGACGTCCATGACGATTTCTAG
- the glpK gene encoding glycerol kinase GlpK has protein sequence MSKYIGAVDQGTTSSRFIIFNRNGEIVAMDQKEHAQIFPKPGWVEHDPLEIWTNTQDVIAGALRKAGIRGRDLAGLGITNQRETVVAWDRRTGEPFYNAIVWQCTRSHEICKELSADGGVDRFRSRTGLPVATYFSGPKIKWILDNVPEAREAVDRDRIMFGTMETWIIWWLTGGPMGGAHVTDVTNASRTMLMDLATLEWDDEILSVLGIPRQGLPRIVPSSAAESWGPTMEDGPLGDRVPVCGALGDQQAALVGQACFEVGEAKNTYGTGCFLLLNTGQTPVPSQHGLVTTLAYQIGAEKPVYCLEGSIAVAGSLVQWFRDNLGLIEQARDIERLAKHAVDNGGVYIVPAFSGLFAPYWRPDARGAIVGLTRYVNKYHLARAVLEACAYQTKDIVQAMNKDSGVDLKKLKVDGGMVANEQLMQFQADVLDVPVIRPMVTETTCLGAAYAAGLAVGYWQSKEELCRNWSVDKVWEPGMSATDREAGYKGWLKAVERTYNWVE, from the coding sequence ATGAGCAAGTATATCGGCGCCGTGGACCAGGGGACCACGTCATCCAGGTTCATCATTTTCAACAGGAATGGGGAAATCGTGGCCATGGATCAGAAGGAGCACGCCCAGATCTTCCCCAAACCGGGATGGGTGGAGCATGATCCCCTGGAGATCTGGACCAACACCCAGGACGTGATCGCCGGGGCGCTGCGCAAGGCCGGAATCCGGGGCAGGGACCTGGCTGGCCTGGGCATCACCAATCAACGCGAAACCGTGGTGGCCTGGGACCGACGAACCGGTGAGCCGTTTTACAACGCCATTGTCTGGCAGTGCACCAGGTCGCACGAGATCTGCAAGGAACTCTCCGCGGACGGCGGCGTGGACCGGTTTCGGAGCAGGACCGGTTTGCCCGTGGCCACGTATTTCAGCGGCCCGAAGATCAAGTGGATCCTGGACAACGTTCCCGAGGCCCGCGAGGCCGTGGATCGGGATCGGATCATGTTCGGAACCATGGAGACCTGGATCATCTGGTGGCTGACCGGGGGGCCCATGGGAGGGGCGCACGTCACCGACGTGACCAATGCCTCCCGGACCATGCTCATGGACCTGGCCACCCTGGAATGGGACGACGAAATCCTGTCCGTCCTGGGCATTCCCCGCCAGGGCCTGCCCCGGATCGTGCCCAGCAGCGCGGCCGAGTCCTGGGGGCCGACCATGGAAGACGGGCCGTTGGGGGACAGGGTGCCGGTCTGCGGGGCCCTGGGAGATCAGCAGGCCGCCCTGGTGGGGCAGGCCTGCTTTGAAGTGGGCGAGGCCAAGAACACCTACGGCACGGGGTGCTTCCTGCTGCTGAACACCGGACAGACCCCCGTGCCCTCCCAGCACGGCCTGGTGACGACCCTGGCCTACCAGATCGGCGCGGAGAAGCCGGTGTACTGCCTGGAAGGGTCCATTGCCGTGGCCGGGTCGCTGGTCCAGTGGTTCCGGGACAATCTGGGGTTGATCGAGCAGGCCCGGGATATCGAACGCCTGGCCAAGCACGCCGTGGACAACGGCGGGGTGTACATCGTCCCGGCCTTTTCCGGCCTGTTCGCGCCCTATTGGCGGCCCGACGCCCGGGGTGCGATCGTCGGCCTGACCCGCTACGTGAACAAGTATCACCTGGCCCGGGCCGTGCTCGAAGCCTGCGCCTACCAGACCAAGGACATCGTCCAGGCCATGAACAAGGATTCCGGGGTGGACCTGAAAAAGCTCAAGGTGGACGGCGGCATGGTCGCCAACGAGCAGCTCATGCAGTTCCAGGCCGACGTCCTGGACGTCCCGGTGATCAGGCCCATGGTCACGGAAACCACCTGCCTGGGCGCGGCCTACGCCGCCGGACTGGCCGTGGGCTACTGGCAGAGCAAGGAGGAGCTGTGCCGGAACTGGTCCGTGGACAAGGTCTGGGAGCCCGGGATGTCGGCGACGGACCGCGAGGCCGGGTATAAAGGCTGGTTGAAAGCCGTGGAACGGACGTATAATTGGGTGGAATGA
- a CDS encoding FKBP-type peptidyl-prolyl cis-trans isomerase yields MSFRKTTIASCLGVGLTLVILGCGQQQASAPQTASEPTAVRSLDTQVQKTSYAIGLDIGTNIAMGELEVDVDALAQGLRDGLGLGGEPLMTQEEQQQVLMTLQQELMQKQMEMVQKQSEENIAKGEAFMAEFRERDGVQATDSGILYQVIADGEGETPLAEDIVTVHYTGTLVDGTVFDSSVDRGEPATFPLQGVIPGWTEILQLMPQGAKWEVVIPADLAYGPQQAGPVIEPNSTLVFEIELLDVIRAEASEQEQGAE; encoded by the coding sequence ATGAGCTTCCGAAAAACGACAATCGCGTCTTGTCTTGGTGTTGGTTTGACTCTGGTCATCCTGGGCTGCGGCCAGCAACAGGCTTCTGCGCCCCAGACCGCTTCCGAACCCACCGCGGTGCGGAGCCTGGATACACAGGTCCAAAAGACCAGTTACGCCATTGGTCTGGATATCGGGACCAATATCGCCATGGGCGAGCTTGAGGTGGACGTGGACGCGCTGGCCCAGGGACTGCGCGACGGATTGGGTTTGGGCGGGGAACCGCTGATGACCCAGGAAGAGCAGCAGCAGGTGCTGATGACCTTGCAGCAGGAACTGATGCAAAAGCAGATGGAGATGGTTCAAAAGCAATCCGAGGAAAACATCGCCAAGGGCGAGGCTTTCATGGCCGAGTTCCGGGAGCGGGACGGGGTCCAGGCCACGGACAGCGGAATCCTGTACCAGGTAATCGCGGACGGCGAAGGAGAAACCCCGCTGGCCGAGGACATCGTCACGGTGCACTATACCGGTACTCTGGTGGACGGAACGGTGTTCGACAGTTCCGTGGACCGCGGCGAACCGGCCACCTTCCCCTTGCAGGGCGTGATTCCCGGCTGGACCGAAATCCTGCAGCTCATGCCCCAGGGCGCGAAATGGGAAGTGGTCATCCCCGCTGATCTGGCCTATGGCCCGCAACAAGCCGGACCAGTGATCGAGCCCAACTCCACCCTGGTCTTTGAGATCGAATTGCTGGACGTCATCCGGGCCGAAGCTTCCGAACAAGAGCAGGGCGCGGAGTAG
- a CDS encoding ABC transporter substrate-binding protein → MRAKNWTKAVLAACLLVLVCSPAWAQKIKIAVAAPLTGPAASYGENIKSGVETKVEEINAAGGINGVMVEVAYFDELCEPREAAVVAPRIVGDKDIVGVVGHVCSSAHLAALPTYVRMGMPVISPTATNVTISQQNKDNQGRVWSFRNVYLDDYQGYFLAHYVKEILGLERIAVFYENNDYGIGLKNAFVAEAKNVGLAIVGEEGYVKGATDFAPQLTRLRGGNPDGLFISGYYNEGALIAAQAENLGMNVAKFGADGLDNVDYINLGGAAANNTYMTVPFLAEAAPEQAQDFIKKFEEKYQRDLDWMSANAYDAAGKFAAAVAAVGTDRTAIRDYLAGINSMENAYIGITGATYFSEIGDPEKSAFVKMVKDGAFTAAPKQMQ, encoded by the coding sequence ATGCGTGCAAAAAATTGGACCAAGGCCGTCCTGGCCGCCTGTCTGCTGGTTCTCGTCTGTTCCCCGGCCTGGGCGCAGAAGATCAAGATCGCCGTGGCCGCTCCCCTGACCGGCCCCGCCGCGTCCTACGGCGAAAACATCAAGTCCGGCGTGGAGACCAAGGTTGAGGAAATCAACGCCGCCGGCGGCATCAACGGCGTGATGGTCGAAGTCGCCTATTTCGACGAACTGTGCGAACCCCGCGAAGCCGCGGTCGTTGCTCCGCGGATCGTCGGCGACAAGGACATCGTCGGCGTGGTCGGCCACGTCTGCTCCTCGGCCCACCTGGCCGCCCTGCCCACCTACGTGCGCATGGGCATGCCGGTGATTTCCCCCACGGCCACCAACGTGACCATCAGCCAGCAGAACAAGGACAACCAGGGCCGCGTCTGGTCCTTCCGCAACGTGTATCTGGACGACTACCAGGGCTACTTCCTGGCCCATTACGTCAAGGAGATCCTCGGCCTGGAGCGCATCGCCGTGTTCTATGAAAACAACGACTACGGCATCGGCCTGAAGAACGCCTTCGTGGCCGAAGCCAAGAACGTCGGCCTGGCCATCGTCGGCGAGGAAGGCTACGTCAAGGGCGCCACGGACTTCGCCCCGCAACTGACCCGCCTGCGCGGCGGCAATCCGGACGGCCTGTTCATCTCCGGCTATTACAATGAAGGCGCGCTCATCGCGGCCCAGGCCGAGAACCTGGGCATGAACGTGGCCAAGTTCGGCGCGGACGGTCTGGACAACGTGGACTACATCAATCTGGGAGGCGCGGCCGCCAACAACACCTACATGACCGTGCCCTTCCTGGCCGAGGCCGCCCCGGAGCAGGCCCAGGACTTCATCAAGAAGTTCGAGGAAAAGTATCAGCGCGACCTGGACTGGATGAGCGCCAATGCCTATGACGCCGCCGGCAAGTTCGCCGCCGCCGTGGCCGCCGTGGGCACGGACCGGACCGCGATCCGCGACTACCTGGCCGGTATCAATTCCATGGAAAACGCCTACATCGGCATCACCGGAGCTACCTATTTCAGCGAAATCGGTGATCCGGAAAAGAGCGCCTTCGTGAAGATGGTCAAGGACGGCGCCTTCACCGCCGCCCCCAAGCAGATGCAATAA
- a CDS encoding branched-chain amino acid ABC transporter permease, protein MLEQQLINGLTLGLIYALIAVGYTMVYGVIQLINFAHGEIYMLGAFFCVTFITAAGLPFYAAILMAILCCMLCGILLDIIAYRPLRKAPRLAALITAIGMSIFLQNVALIIWGSRSRPFPQSALPPFFREKALVIGDVSLTWLQLFIFAVAIIMMIGLYLTINKTRIGTAMRALAQNKTAASLMGINVNYVISFTFALGSAMGAVAGILVSVYYNTLYPTMGYTAGVKAFAAAVLGGIGSVPGAMVGGVVLGVAEALGAGYVSSLYRDGVAYAVMIAVIIFRPSGILGRSVVDKA, encoded by the coding sequence TTGCTTGAACAACAACTGATCAACGGTTTGACACTGGGCCTGATTTATGCCCTGATCGCCGTAGGCTACACCATGGTCTACGGAGTGATTCAGCTCATCAATTTCGCCCACGGTGAAATCTACATGCTCGGGGCCTTTTTCTGCGTGACCTTCATTACCGCGGCGGGCCTGCCTTTTTACGCGGCCATTCTGATGGCCATTCTCTGCTGCATGCTTTGCGGCATCCTGTTGGACATCATCGCCTACCGCCCCTTGCGCAAAGCCCCGCGCCTGGCCGCGCTGATCACGGCCATCGGCATGTCCATCTTTCTCCAAAATGTGGCCCTGATCATCTGGGGCAGCCGTTCCCGGCCCTTTCCGCAGTCGGCCCTGCCGCCCTTTTTCCGGGAAAAGGCCCTGGTAATAGGCGACGTCAGCCTGACCTGGCTGCAACTGTTCATCTTCGCCGTGGCCATCATCATGATGATCGGTCTGTATTTGACCATCAACAAGACCCGGATCGGCACGGCCATGCGCGCCCTGGCCCAAAACAAGACCGCCGCGTCCCTGATGGGCATCAACGTCAACTACGTCATCTCCTTCACCTTTGCCCTGGGTTCGGCCATGGGAGCGGTGGCCGGGATTCTCGTCTCGGTCTACTACAACACCCTGTACCCGACCATGGGCTACACCGCCGGGGTCAAGGCCTTTGCCGCGGCCGTGCTCGGCGGCATCGGCTCGGTTCCAGGGGCCATGGTCGGCGGGGTGGTCCTGGGCGTGGCCGAGGCCTTGGGCGCGGGTTACGTCTCGTCTCTGTACCGTGATGGAGTGGCCTACGCGGTGATGATCGCCGTGATCATCTTCCGGCCTTCGGGCATTTTGGGACGATCCGTGGTGGACAAGGCGTAA
- a CDS encoding branched-chain amino acid ABC transporter permease, with amino-acid sequence MNIGKSLTLLIVAAALTYPLVPQSSDYIIHVMTLAMVYMILAMGLNIVPGFCGLLDLGYVGFYGIGAYTAGLLTIHYDMSFWVIVPLAALNGALWGALLGAPTLRLTGDYFAIVTFGFSELVVLFLTNEIWLTRGPLGLPGIQPITVNLTWLNEAWYFQFYDKTPNFYVVALLVGLVFFIMRRMEDSRLGRAWYAIREDPLAAASCGVNILNYKVIAFAISAAIGAVGGCFYARWSMFLSPDMFKFWESFLVLCMVVLGGLGNIKGALIGAVILVCLGEVLREVLTSFGLPPETRFMAYGLIMVLIMRFKPAGFFPAIASSGRSNPLLLDLQKRLTARNAPKEEPRDAAA; translated from the coding sequence GTGAATATCGGAAAATCACTCACCCTTCTGATCGTCGCCGCGGCGCTGACCTATCCTCTGGTGCCGCAATCCAGCGACTACATCATCCACGTGATGACCTTGGCCATGGTGTACATGATCCTGGCCATGGGTCTGAACATCGTGCCCGGATTCTGCGGCCTGCTGGACCTGGGCTACGTCGGCTTTTACGGCATCGGGGCCTATACCGCCGGCCTGCTGACCATTCACTACGACATGTCCTTCTGGGTGATCGTGCCCTTGGCCGCCCTGAACGGAGCCTTGTGGGGCGCGTTGCTCGGCGCGCCGACCCTGCGTCTGACCGGGGACTACTTCGCCATCGTCACTTTCGGCTTTTCCGAACTGGTGGTGCTCTTTCTGACCAATGAAATCTGGTTGACCCGCGGCCCCCTGGGGCTGCCCGGCATCCAGCCCATCACCGTGAACCTGACCTGGCTCAACGAGGCCTGGTACTTTCAGTTCTACGACAAGACCCCCAACTTTTATGTCGTGGCCCTGCTGGTGGGTCTGGTCTTCTTCATCATGCGCCGAATGGAGGACTCCCGCCTGGGCCGGGCTTGGTACGCCATCCGGGAAGACCCCCTGGCCGCGGCCAGTTGCGGAGTGAACATCCTCAATTACAAGGTCATCGCCTTTGCCATTTCCGCGGCCATCGGCGCGGTGGGCGGCTGTTTCTACGCCCGTTGGTCCATGTTTCTCTCCCCGGACATGTTCAAATTCTGGGAATCCTTCCTGGTTCTGTGCATGGTCGTGTTGGGCGGCTTGGGCAACATCAAGGGCGCGCTGATCGGCGCGGTGATCCTGGTCTGCCTGGGCGAGGTGCTCCGGGAAGTACTCACTTCCTTCGGCCTGCCGCCGGAGACCCGGTTCATGGCCTACGGCTTGATCATGGTCCTGATCATGCGCTTCAAGCCGGCCGGCTTTTTTCCGGCCATCGCCTCCAGCGGCCGATCAAACCCACTGCTGCTCGACCTGCAAAAGCGCTTGACCGCCCGAAACGCTCCCAAGGAAGAACCCCGTGACGCCGCTGCTTGA
- a CDS encoding ABC transporter ATP-binding protein has product MTPLLEIDGISKRFGGLLALTDVSFNVIEGEILGLIGPNGAGKTTMFNCIAGVYKPTSGNLVFTRDGKSLRTNGRKPEKMTELGIARTFQNIRLFSALTVLDNVRIARHCRTTSNFFRSVLRTKFQRAEEKDIVDASMRWLDFVGLGHQALADASSLSYGDQRRLEIARALATEPKLLLLDEPAAGMNPRETRMLVDLIHAILDAGVSVMLIEHDMKLVMSICKRLVVLDHGTLIAEGGPKEVRENPQVIEAYLGRGAAHA; this is encoded by the coding sequence GTGACGCCGCTGCTTGAAATCGACGGAATCAGCAAACGTTTCGGCGGGCTTCTGGCCCTGACCGACGTCTCGTTCAACGTGATCGAAGGTGAGATCCTCGGCCTGATCGGTCCCAACGGGGCCGGAAAGACGACCATGTTCAACTGCATCGCCGGAGTGTACAAGCCCACGTCCGGCAATCTGGTCTTCACCCGGGACGGAAAATCCCTGCGCACCAACGGCCGCAAGCCTGAAAAGATGACGGAGTTGGGCATTGCCCGCACCTTCCAGAACATCCGTCTGTTCAGCGCCCTGACCGTCCTGGACAACGTGCGCATCGCCCGCCACTGCCGGACCACGTCCAACTTTTTTCGCTCCGTATTGCGCACGAAATTTCAACGGGCCGAAGAGAAGGACATCGTCGACGCATCCATGCGCTGGCTGGATTTCGTCGGCTTGGGCCATCAAGCCCTGGCCGACGCCAGCAGCTTGTCCTACGGCGATCAGCGCCGCCTGGAGATCGCCCGGGCCTTGGCCACGGAGCCGAAGCTGCTCCTGCTGGATGAACCGGCCGCGGGCATGAACCCCAGGGAAACCCGGATGCTCGTGGATCTGATCCACGCCATTTTGGACGCCGGGGTCTCCGTGATGCTCATTGAGCACGACATGAAACTGGTGATGAGCATCTGCAAACGACTGGTGGTCCTGGATCACGGCACACTGATCGCCGAGGGCGGCCCCAAGGAAGTCCGGGAAAATCCCCAGGTCATCGAGGCGTATCTGGGAAGGGGGGCGGCCCATGCTTGA
- a CDS encoding ABC transporter ATP-binding protein produces MLELRDVQAYYGNIQALKGISLNVRAGEIVTLVGSNGAGKSTTLMTISSVVPVRSGSITFLGKDITKTATDKVVAMGITQVPEGRMIFPALTVLENLRMGGYLRKDKAGLKEDEERAFEMFPILKERRKQYGGTLSGGEQQMLAIGRALMARPKLLLLDEPSLGLAPIVVENIFEVIVQINKEGTTVLLVEQNAQMALQIAHRGYVLETGLVTMSGKASDLLEDPKVQAAYLGMD; encoded by the coding sequence ATGCTTGAGTTGCGGGACGTACAGGCCTACTATGGCAACATCCAGGCCTTGAAGGGCATCAGCCTGAATGTCCGGGCCGGCGAGATCGTCACCCTGGTCGGGTCCAACGGCGCGGGAAAGTCCACCACCCTGATGACCATCTCCTCGGTGGTGCCCGTGCGCTCCGGAAGCATCACCTTCCTGGGCAAGGACATCACCAAGACGGCCACGGACAAAGTCGTGGCCATGGGCATCACCCAGGTTCCGGAAGGCAGAATGATCTTTCCGGCTTTGACGGTGCTGGAAAATCTGCGGATGGGCGGTTATCTGCGCAAGGACAAGGCCGGATTGAAAGAGGACGAGGAGCGGGCTTTCGAAATGTTTCCGATCCTCAAGGAACGCCGCAAGCAATATGGAGGCACGCTTTCCGGAGGCGAGCAGCAGATGCTGGCCATCGGCCGTGCCTTGATGGCCCGGCCCAAGCTGCTCCTGCTGGACGAACCATCCCTGGGACTGGCGCCCATCGTGGTGGAAAACATCTTCGAGGTCATTGTCCAGATCAACAAGGAAGGCACCACGGTCCTCCTGGTGGAACAAAACGCCCAAATGGCCCTCCAGATCGCCCACCGCGGCTACGTCCTGGAAACCGGCCTGGTCACCATGTCCGGAAAAGCCTCGGATCTGTTGGAAGATCCCAAGGTTCAGGCCGCTTATCTTGGTATGGATTGA
- a CDS encoding type II toxin-antitoxin system RelE/ParE family toxin produces MLILRWTLIALADFEHAHDYVAQDNSESARRIAQRIMDATKKILRFPRIGRVGEDEETREYLVPKTPYMLIYSINGDTIELLRVWHMSQKSKDFQHPPLDSKRTNPPKS; encoded by the coding sequence ATGTTGATCCTTCGATGGACACTGATAGCTCTAGCAGATTTTGAGCATGCACACGACTATGTAGCGCAAGACAACTCTGAATCCGCGAGACGCATTGCGCAACGCATAATGGATGCGACAAAAAAAATATTACGTTTTCCACGAATAGGTCGAGTTGGCGAAGACGAAGAAACACGTGAATATCTGGTTCCCAAAACACCCTATATGCTCATTTATTCTATCAATGGCGACACTATAGAGCTTCTTCGGGTTTGGCATATGTCACAAAAATCAAAGGACTTCCAGCATCCGCCGCTTGACTCAAAAAGAACGAATCCTCCAAAATCATGA
- the guaB gene encoding IMP dehydrogenase, with the protein MHHESEIPFGLTFDDVLLVPSYSEILPDKADVRTRITPEIELNIPLVSAAMDTVTDARMAISMARAGGMGIIHKNMPIERQKIEVEKVKKSESGMIIDPVTIHPDDSVAKVLEMMADYRISGLPVVENDHLVGIVTNRDVRFVTDMEIKAREIMTSENLVTVPVGTTLDQAKNLLHENRIEKLLVVDHNQKLRGLITIKDIEKVKKYPNSCKDSVGRLRVGCAVGVGADGEARVAALLQSGADLFVVDSAHGHTKNILEAVRRIKGSFPHCQLVAGNVATYEGARDLIRAGADAVKVGIGPGSICTTRIVAGVGVPQVTAIMEAVRACREADKCLVADGGIKFSGDVVKAIAAGGDCVMIGSLFAGTEESPGETILYQGRSYKIYRGMGSIDAMRDGSCDRYFQEKSSKLVPEGIVGRVPFKGPVTESIYQLVGGLRSGMGYLGSPDLKALQTQAKFMRISPAGLRESHVHDVIITKEAPNYRVENFS; encoded by the coding sequence ATGCATCATGAATCAGAAATCCCTTTCGGCCTGACCTTTGACGACGTGTTGCTGGTTCCGAGCTATTCGGAGATTTTACCGGACAAGGCGGATGTGCGGACCCGGATCACGCCGGAGATCGAGTTGAATATTCCGTTGGTCAGCGCGGCCATGGACACGGTCACGGACGCGCGGATGGCCATTTCCATGGCCCGGGCCGGAGGCATGGGGATCATTCACAAGAACATGCCCATCGAGCGTCAAAAGATCGAGGTGGAAAAGGTCAAGAAGTCCGAGAGCGGGATGATCATCGACCCGGTGACCATCCATCCGGACGACAGCGTGGCCAAGGTCCTGGAAATGATGGCCGACTACCGGATCTCCGGCCTGCCCGTGGTGGAAAACGACCACCTGGTGGGCATCGTCACCAACCGGGACGTGCGCTTTGTCACGGACATGGAGATCAAGGCGCGGGAGATCATGACCAGCGAGAATCTGGTCACCGTGCCCGTGGGCACGACCCTGGACCAAGCCAAGAACCTGTTGCACGAAAATCGGATCGAAAAACTGCTGGTGGTGGACCACAATCAGAAACTGCGCGGTCTGATCACCATCAAGGACATCGAAAAAGTCAAGAAGTATCCCAACTCCTGCAAGGATTCCGTGGGGCGGCTGCGTGTTGGCTGCGCCGTGGGCGTGGGCGCGGACGGCGAGGCCCGGGTGGCTGCCCTGCTGCAATCCGGGGCTGACTTGTTCGTCGTGGACTCGGCCCATGGGCATACGAAGAACATCCTGGAAGCCGTCCGGAGGATCAAGGGCAGCTTTCCCCATTGCCAGCTGGTTGCCGGAAACGTGGCCACCTACGAGGGCGCCCGGGACCTGATCCGGGCCGGCGCGGACGCGGTCAAAGTGGGCATCGGCCCGGGCTCCATCTGCACCACCCGGATCGTGGCCGGGGTGGGCGTGCCTCAGGTTACGGCGATCATGGAAGCGGTCCGGGCCTGCCGCGAGGCGGACAAATGTCTGGTCGCGGACGGCGGGATCAAATTTTCCGGCGACGTGGTCAAGGCCATCGCCGCGGGCGGGGACTGCGTGATGATCGGTAGCCTGTTCGCCGGAACCGAGGAAAGCCCCGGAGAAACCATTCTGTACCAGGGCCGTTCCTATAAAATCTACCGGGGCATGGGTTCCATCGACGCCATGCGGGACGGCAGTTGCGACCGCTATTTCCAAGAAAAATCCTCCAAACTGGTTCCCGAGGGAATTGTCGGCCGGGTGCCCTTCAAGGGGCCGGTCACGGAAAGTATCTACCAACTCGTGGGCGGCCTGCGCTCCGGCATGGGCTACCTGGGCAGCCCGGACCTGAAGGCCCTCCAAACCCAAGCCAAGTTCATGCGCATTTCCCCGGCCGGGCTGCGGGAAAGCCATGTCCACGACGTCATCATCACCAAGGAAGCCCCCAACTACCGCGTGGAGAATTTTTCATGA